TGGCCTGCATCTGGGCTTCACTTTCGCAAGTGGCGATGAGGAAATAATCCGCTTCGTTTTTGACGCCGCGGAGGTCGATGAGCTGCACGTTTTGGGCGCGGAGTTCAAAAAGGATACCTGCACCAAGCTTAACGGTTTCAGAAAAATCTTGGTTATTTGTTGCTGTCATGTTGTTCTCCCTGATCGGGTTCTATTATTTGTTGAAAATCTCTACCAGTGTGTACGACGGCATCGACTGTGGCGTTTTTGTCGAGTAGCACAAGAACGTTCTTTGTTTTTAGGGTGGCGGCGAGAGCCTGTGCGCCTTCCCATTCCGGGTTCCTAAGCACGATGACTGTTTCTTCGTAGTTCTGGAGGCGTTCGTTGTCAATGTAGACTACGTCAAATCCTTTTTTGCGCAAGAAAGCACGCATCTTAGTTGCGGCTCCCTTCATGCTGCAGCTGTTCAGAACTTCCACATCACCTTTGATGGGACGGACTTTGCGAACGACGGCAGGGGCAGGCTTTTCTTCTTTACAGCCT
The DNA window shown above is from Fibrobacter sp. UWB16 and carries:
- a CDS encoding LytR C-terminal domain-containing protein; its protein translation is MFYNYSKALRLKFAVGVSSAVFAACLFTGCKEEKPAPAVVRKVRPIKGDVEVLNSCSMKGAATKMRAFLRKKGFDVVYIDNERLQNYEETVIVLRNPEWEGAQALAATLKTKNVLVLLDKNATVDAVVHTGRDFQQIIEPDQGEQHDSNK